In Pyrus communis chromosome 1, drPyrComm1.1, whole genome shotgun sequence, the following are encoded in one genomic region:
- the LOC137747421 gene encoding crossover junction endonuclease EME1B-like — MSEPIVLSDEEDSSPFQLFHCKKRRTEPDLNPNPNPNPNPNPTVLVLDDDPTPQKPRPTSTPIFVPETPMSDLAIVKCTKAPSDFQSRVSDSVHNFSGVNGLICLESDNEPESGRGKQKEKENELVTSGFGVVEDLDWRFSFVESTCPLGDDLAHMSEGNSSQPTLEDDIDQVLDYPEQENIMDQKGNITKPRRKTKVVTDNENTTKEATERKKLAKEERTRLMEEKKLKKLKEKLQKEALKAEAAEMKKIQKEKQKWEKGKFALKSIVAEIDSKVVELGSVGGNLLTRFAEKGLTYRITSNPIERSIVWTMTVPEHLSQLSPKETEIQYMLLVYEAEEFCNVVINESLLDHVLSVRSRYPSYTVCCLTNRLMAYIKKREQELYKNPTIHNSWRRPPVEEVLAKLTTNFYKVHSRQCADEAELAEHVVGLTCSLSSCQFRKKLTRLDVNANGSLVPKDCIDRTSIKKSPWLKALVAIPKVQPRFAIAIWKKYPTMKSLLSVYMDPNISVHEKEFLLKDLTTEGLLGDDRRLGEVCSKRVYRILMAQSGCIKTDDVEDGADFFRH, encoded by the exons ATGTCGGAGCCAATCGTCCTCTCCGACGAAGAAGATTCATCCCCATTCCAACTGTTCCACTGTAAGAAACGCCGAACTGAACCAGACCTaaatccaaacccaaacccGAACCCGAACCCAAACCCTACGGTTCTCGTCCTCGACGACGACCCAACCCCACAGAAGCCCCGCCCCACCTCCACGCCTATCTTCGTCCCGGAGACCCCCATGTCTGATCTCGCAATTGTGAAATGCACGAAAGCCCCTTCTGACTTCCAATCTAGGGTTTCAGACTCCGTTCACAACTTCTCTG GTGTTAATGGATTGATATGTTTGGAATCTGATAATGAACCTGAAAGTGGTCGTGGAAAGCAAAAGGAGAAAGAGAATGAATTGGTCACTAGTGGTTTTGGTGTGGTGGAGGACTTAGATTGGAGGTTTAGTTTTGTCGAGTCCACATGTCCTCTTG GAGATGATCTAGCACATATGTCTGAGGGGAATTCTTCACAACCAACTTTGGAAGATGATATTGATCAG GTACTTGATTATCCTGAGCAAGAAAATATAATGGATCAGAAGGGCAACATTACAAAACCGAGAAGAAAAACTAAAGTTGTTACTGATAATGAAAATACAACAAAAGAAgcaacagaaagaaagaagctgGCAAAAGAGGAACGGACACGCTTAATGGAGGAAAAGAAGCTCAAGAAGCTA AAAGAGAAGTTGCAGAAAGAAGCTCTGAAAGCTGAGGCAGCAGAGatgaaaaaaatccaaaaagaaaaGCAGAAGTGGGAAAAAGGGAAGTTTGCCTTAAAATCCATCGTGGCTGAGATTGATTCTAAAGTGGTGGAGTTGGGGTCAGTTGGAG GAAATTTGCTTACAAGGTTTGCTGAAAAAGGGTTAACATATCGTATAACATCAAATCCAATTGAAAGATCAATTGTCTGGACCATGACTGTTCCAGAACATCTTTCACAG CTTTCGCCCAAAGAAACAGAAATTCAATACATGTTGCTCGTGTATGAAGCTGAAGAATTTTGTAATGTTGTCATCAATGAATCTCTTTTGGATCATGTTCTTAGTGTTCGAAGTCGATATCCATCTTATACAGTGTGTTGTCTTACAAACAGGTTGATGGCATACATTAAGAAAAG GGAACAAGAACTGTACAAGAACCCAACAATTCATAATAGCTGGAGACGCCCACCTGTTGAGGAG GTGCTGGCAAAATTGACCACTAATTTTTATAAAGTACACTCCAGGCAGTGCGCAGACGAGGCTGAACTTGCTGAACATGTTGTTGGTTTAACATGCAGCCTGTCATCTTGCCAATTTAG AAAGAAGTTAACGCGACTGGATGTAAATGCTAATGGATCCCTTGTCCCTAAGGACTGCATTGACCGAACTTCAATTAAAAAGAGCCCATG GTTAAAAGCTTTGGTAGCTATCCCTAAGGTACAACCGCGATTTGCTATTGCTATATGGAAGAAGTACCCTACCATGAAATCTCTTTTGAGTGTTTACATGGACCCAAATATATCA GTTCATGAAAAGGAATTTCTGCTCAAGGACTTGACAACAGAAGGTTTACTTGGTGATGACAGAAGATTAGGTGAGGTTTGTTCCAAGAGAGTGTACAGAATACTTATGGCACAAAGTGGGTGCATCAAAACTGATGATGTCGAGGATGGTGCTGATTTTTTCCGGCATTGA